One stretch of Anolis carolinensis isolate JA03-04 chromosome 3, rAnoCar3.1.pri, whole genome shotgun sequence DNA includes these proteins:
- the slc19a3 gene encoding thiamine transporter 2 isoform X2 yields MDCWKKMQNTGWIFPTSVLCIYGFFSMMKPSEPFLVPYLVGPDKNLTIGEAIQHVFPVWTYSYLALLFPVFLLTDYVRYKPIIILQGISFIITWLLLLFAHGLSAMQLMEFFYGLVSATEVAYYAYIYSMVGAEHYQKVTGYCRSITLVASTMAFLLGQLLVSLAYVSYFYLNAITLVSVSVAFLSSFFLPMPQKSMFFNKKSSADISIGSDIDPSNVSSQPNHHKDKDTAVLPVNSKNLPEYQLPKLQSQNHFLAVLLQLCGDLKECYTTRKLLYWSLWWALATAGYNQVLNYIQALWDAKAPSGTSNVYNGAVEAIATFLSSITSLTVGFVKMNWDLTGELALGIFSALDAGTLFLMHFTNNIWVCYAGYLVFKACYMFLITIAMFQIAVSLSMERYALMFGFNNFVALLIQTIITVIVVDSKGLGLDIKTQFLIYGSYFAVIAGIFLCRSIYTIISIKCQKWLLKPQKPEAEKITEDYSTKL; encoded by the exons ATGGATTGTTGGAAGAAAATGCAGAACACTGGATGGATTTTCCCAACATCTGTCCTTTGCATATATGGCTTCTTCAGCATGATGAAACCTTCTGAGCCTTTCCTGGTTCCTTATCTTGTTGGACCTGATAAAAACCTGACCATTGGTGAG GCAATACAACATGTTTTCCCAGTCTGGACATATTCATATTTGGCACTGCTGTTCCCTGTGTTCCTGCTAACAGACTATGTACGCTATAAGCCCATCATAATTCTCCAAGGAATTAGCTTTATTATTACttggttgttgctgttatttgcaCATGGTCTGTCAGCCATGCAACTGATGGAGTTTTTCTATGGACTTGTGTCTGCCACAGAGGTTGCCTATTATGCCTACATATACAGTATGGTTGGCGCTGAACATTACCAGAAAGTAACAGGTTACTGTAGAAGCATCACTCTGGTTGCATCTACCATGGCTTTCCTACTGGGACAACTTTTAGTTTCTTTAGCCTACGTATCATATTTTTACCTGAATGCCATAACACTGGTTTCTGTCTCTGTGGCatttttatcttcattttttctgcccatGCCTCAAAAGAGTATGTTCTTCAATAAAAAATCTTCTGCAGATATTTCCATTGGATCAGATATAGATCCGTCAAATGTATCTAGCCAGCCAAACCACCACAAAGACAAAGATACTGCAGTGCTACCCGTCAACTCCAAGAACTTGCCTGAATACCAACTACCGAAACTTCAAAGTCAAAATCACTTTCTAGCTGTGCTTCTGCAACTATGTGGCGACCTGAAGGAATGCTATACAACAAGGAAACTTCTGTACTGGTCACTTTGGTGGGCATTAGCCACCGCGGGCTACAACCAGGTTCTGAATTACATTCAAGCACTGTGGGATGCTAAAGCACCTTCTGGTACTTCTAACGTTTACAATGGAGCTGTTGAAGCCATTGCAACATTTCTAA GTTCAATAACATCACTGACTGTAGGATTTGTGAAAATGAACTGGGATCTCACAGGGGAGCTAGCCCTGGGAATCTTCTCTGCTTTGGATGCTGGTACATTGTTTCTGATGCACTTCACCAATAACATCTGGGTCTGCTATGCTGGATATCTAGTTTTCAAAGCATGCTATATGTTCCTTATAACTATAGCCAT GTTTCAGATTGCCGTCAGCCTTAGCATGGAACGCTATGCTTTAATGTTTGGATTCAACAACTTTGTGGCATTGCTAATCCAGACTATTATCACTGTGATAGTGGTGGATTCCAAAGGACTGGGACTGGATATTAAGACTCAG TTCCTGATATATGGCAGTTACTTTGCAGTGATAGCTGgaatttttctgtgcagaagcaTTTACACTATAATCTCAATCAAATGCCAAAAATGGTTGCTTAAACCCCAGAAGCCTGAAGCAGAGAAGATTACAGAAGACTACAGCACAAAACTGTGA
- the slc19a3 gene encoding thiamine transporter 2 isoform X1 yields MCVLFIKSYKSSLNEYLGKPGIHQSFKHLRDKLASRSFCVRKKWEEEGEEKSYKKMDCWKKMQNTGWIFPTSVLCIYGFFSMMKPSEPFLVPYLVGPDKNLTIGEAIQHVFPVWTYSYLALLFPVFLLTDYVRYKPIIILQGISFIITWLLLLFAHGLSAMQLMEFFYGLVSATEVAYYAYIYSMVGAEHYQKVTGYCRSITLVASTMAFLLGQLLVSLAYVSYFYLNAITLVSVSVAFLSSFFLPMPQKSMFFNKKSSADISIGSDIDPSNVSSQPNHHKDKDTAVLPVNSKNLPEYQLPKLQSQNHFLAVLLQLCGDLKECYTTRKLLYWSLWWALATAGYNQVLNYIQALWDAKAPSGTSNVYNGAVEAIATFLSSITSLTVGFVKMNWDLTGELALGIFSALDAGTLFLMHFTNNIWVCYAGYLVFKACYMFLITIAMFQIAVSLSMERYALMFGFNNFVALLIQTIITVIVVDSKGLGLDIKTQFLIYGSYFAVIAGIFLCRSIYTIISIKCQKWLLKPQKPEAEKITEDYSTKL; encoded by the exons GTCCTTCTGTGTGAGAAAGAAGtgggaagaggagggagaagaaaaaaG CTATAAGAAGATGGATTGTTGGAAGAAAATGCAGAACACTGGATGGATTTTCCCAACATCTGTCCTTTGCATATATGGCTTCTTCAGCATGATGAAACCTTCTGAGCCTTTCCTGGTTCCTTATCTTGTTGGACCTGATAAAAACCTGACCATTGGTGAG GCAATACAACATGTTTTCCCAGTCTGGACATATTCATATTTGGCACTGCTGTTCCCTGTGTTCCTGCTAACAGACTATGTACGCTATAAGCCCATCATAATTCTCCAAGGAATTAGCTTTATTATTACttggttgttgctgttatttgcaCATGGTCTGTCAGCCATGCAACTGATGGAGTTTTTCTATGGACTTGTGTCTGCCACAGAGGTTGCCTATTATGCCTACATATACAGTATGGTTGGCGCTGAACATTACCAGAAAGTAACAGGTTACTGTAGAAGCATCACTCTGGTTGCATCTACCATGGCTTTCCTACTGGGACAACTTTTAGTTTCTTTAGCCTACGTATCATATTTTTACCTGAATGCCATAACACTGGTTTCTGTCTCTGTGGCatttttatcttcattttttctgcccatGCCTCAAAAGAGTATGTTCTTCAATAAAAAATCTTCTGCAGATATTTCCATTGGATCAGATATAGATCCGTCAAATGTATCTAGCCAGCCAAACCACCACAAAGACAAAGATACTGCAGTGCTACCCGTCAACTCCAAGAACTTGCCTGAATACCAACTACCGAAACTTCAAAGTCAAAATCACTTTCTAGCTGTGCTTCTGCAACTATGTGGCGACCTGAAGGAATGCTATACAACAAGGAAACTTCTGTACTGGTCACTTTGGTGGGCATTAGCCACCGCGGGCTACAACCAGGTTCTGAATTACATTCAAGCACTGTGGGATGCTAAAGCACCTTCTGGTACTTCTAACGTTTACAATGGAGCTGTTGAAGCCATTGCAACATTTCTAA GTTCAATAACATCACTGACTGTAGGATTTGTGAAAATGAACTGGGATCTCACAGGGGAGCTAGCCCTGGGAATCTTCTCTGCTTTGGATGCTGGTACATTGTTTCTGATGCACTTCACCAATAACATCTGGGTCTGCTATGCTGGATATCTAGTTTTCAAAGCATGCTATATGTTCCTTATAACTATAGCCAT GTTTCAGATTGCCGTCAGCCTTAGCATGGAACGCTATGCTTTAATGTTTGGATTCAACAACTTTGTGGCATTGCTAATCCAGACTATTATCACTGTGATAGTGGTGGATTCCAAAGGACTGGGACTGGATATTAAGACTCAG TTCCTGATATATGGCAGTTACTTTGCAGTGATAGCTGgaatttttctgtgcagaagcaTTTACACTATAATCTCAATCAAATGCCAAAAATGGTTGCTTAAACCCCAGAAGCCTGAAGCAGAGAAGATTACAGAAGACTACAGCACAAAACTGTGA